A window from Nitrospira sp. ND1 encodes these proteins:
- a CDS encoding Gfo/Idh/MocA family oxidoreductase produces MSRIAVIGAGYWGKNLIRNFAELQALGAICDTDERVLPYFTQHYPECVTTVSPSDVLGDRTIDAVAIATPAETHGRLVRDALLAGKDVFVEKPLCLTLEGGRELVALAAAQGRVLMVGHLLWYHPAVLTLRQLIAQGELGRIQYIYSNRLNLGRVRKEENILWSFAPHDLSVILGLLNEMPETVHAQGGNYLQPRIADVTVSLLSFPSGVKAHVFVSWLHPYKEQKLIVVGNQKMAVFDDMEPEHKLLLYPHSIGWKDQLPVPTKMDAEVVPVTHEEPLRAECAHFLDCVKTRSTPRTDGSEALRVLQVLQLCQKSLETGQVMRRTPETGSPRRPYMAHESAFIDEGAEIGAGTQIWHVSHVMRGAKIGKNCRIGQNVVIGPNTTIGDGVKIQNNVSVYEGVTLEDAVFCGPSVVFTNVLNPRSEVPRMNEIKPTLIRSGASLGANCTVVCGVTVGRYAFVGAGAVVTSDVDAHALVVGNPARRTGWMCQCGVQLKDARGQLTCHVCQRRYRKGRDGLAEEW; encoded by the coding sequence ATGAGCCGAATTGCAGTGATCGGAGCGGGCTACTGGGGCAAGAACTTGATCCGGAATTTCGCCGAACTTCAGGCGCTCGGGGCTATTTGCGATACCGACGAGAGGGTGCTTCCATATTTCACGCAGCACTATCCGGAATGTGTCACAACAGTCTCACCATCCGATGTGCTCGGGGACCGCACAATCGATGCGGTGGCCATCGCAACTCCCGCAGAAACCCACGGCCGGTTGGTCAGGGATGCGCTTCTGGCGGGGAAGGATGTATTCGTCGAGAAACCCCTGTGCCTCACCCTTGAAGGCGGCCGAGAATTGGTCGCGCTCGCAGCGGCCCAGGGGCGGGTACTGATGGTGGGGCATTTGCTCTGGTATCACCCCGCGGTGCTCACGCTGAGGCAGCTGATTGCCCAAGGGGAACTGGGGCGCATCCAATACATCTACTCCAATAGATTGAACCTGGGACGGGTTCGAAAAGAAGAAAATATCCTCTGGTCGTTTGCGCCTCACGATCTGTCGGTGATTCTTGGGCTCCTCAACGAGATGCCGGAGACGGTCCATGCTCAGGGCGGCAACTACTTGCAGCCACGGATTGCCGATGTCACCGTCAGCCTGCTGTCCTTTCCCAGTGGAGTAAAAGCGCACGTCTTTGTCTCCTGGCTGCACCCGTACAAAGAACAGAAGTTGATCGTGGTGGGCAATCAAAAGATGGCTGTCTTCGACGATATGGAGCCTGAACATAAGTTGCTGCTCTATCCCCACTCCATCGGATGGAAAGATCAACTCCCTGTGCCCACAAAAATGGACGCTGAGGTTGTGCCCGTGACTCACGAGGAACCGTTGCGGGCCGAATGTGCGCATTTCCTCGACTGCGTGAAGACACGGAGCACGCCCAGAACTGATGGGAGTGAAGCCCTGCGGGTATTGCAGGTGTTACAGCTGTGCCAGAAATCGCTCGAAACCGGGCAGGTGATGCGACGCACGCCTGAGACCGGTTCGCCCAGGCGTCCCTATATGGCGCATGAATCAGCGTTCATCGATGAGGGGGCTGAGATCGGTGCGGGAACGCAAATCTGGCATGTGTCGCATGTGATGCGTGGGGCGAAAATCGGGAAGAATTGTCGTATCGGTCAAAATGTCGTGATCGGCCCGAACACGACCATCGGAGATGGAGTCAAGATCCAGAACAACGTGTCGGTGTATGAAGGGGTGACCCTGGAAGACGCGGTGTTTTGCGGGCCATCAGTAGTGTTTACAAATGTGCTCAATCCGCGCAGTGAAGTACCTCGCATGAACGAGATCAAGCCGACGCTGATTCGGAGTGGCGCGAGTTTGGGTGCGAATTGCACGGTGGTGTGCGGAGTGACCGTCGGCCGGTATGCGTTCGTCGGTGCCGGTGCCGTGGTTACGAGCGACGTTGACGCGCATGCACTGGTCGTTGGAAATCCTGCCCGCCGCACGGGCTGGATGTGTCAATGTGG